The Zygotorulaspora mrakii chromosome 6, complete sequence genome includes the window TAGAGATATAGCATTTAGTAGTAATGATTCGAAATTTGTTACATGTTCCGATGACAACAtcttaaaaatttggaattttAGTAATGgtcaagaagaaagagtgCTATCGGGTCATCATTGGGAGGTAAAAAGCTGTGACTGGCATCCTGAGATGGGTCTCATTGCCTCTGCTTCAAAGGATAATCTAGTTAAACTGTGGGATCCGAGGTCTGGTCAGTGTATATCGACGTTGCTGAATTTTAAACATACAGTTTTGAAGACCAAGTTTCAACCTACCAGAGGCAATCTGTTAGTCGCAATATCGAAAGACAAATCATGCAGAGTATTTGATATAAGGCATAGTCTGAGAGAATTGATGGTTGCTCGAGATGACGTCGATTATATGACATTGCTTTGGCATCCAATTGATGAGTCGATGTTCACCGTTGCTAGCTATGATGGTtcgttgaaaaattttgatctGTCACAGAATACTACAGGTCCAACGCATACCATCCCTTATGCACACGATAAATGTATCACATCATTATCATATAATCCGGTGGGGCATATCTTAGCAAGTGCTTCGAAGGATAGAACCATTAGATTTTGGACAAGAGCGAGACCCTTTGATCCTAATGCCTTCGATGATCCTACTTACAATAATAAGAAAGTAAATGCCTGGTATTTGGGAATAAACAATGGCATTAATGCAATAAGGgagaaaactgaaaatggAGCCGCACCACCTTTGAACACCGATACAACCAGTAGTTCAACCTCCAATTGGTCAATGGCAAGTTCAAACGGTATATCAGCTCTACCTGGTTTAGaaacaacttcaaaaaCCTCGAGTTTGCCAGGACTGAGCGTTTAAAAtccttctttttgattcttccCGATGATTCATCTTAAAATAAGGATCAATTATAAATAAAacacatatatataatCGTATCACTAATAACACGGTGGTGAAAGCTCTATAATAAAAAGACACCACataaaaaagaacagaAGTTACCTCATAAAATCATTAAAATTgtttgttgttttttttgtaaaCATCTTTAtccacttttttttatttaccCAAgtttttctccaaaatttcttgcaACTCTATAAAATAGTTCTCGTCGAGAACTGCACTTAACGAAGAAAAGTAATCCAGTGAGCCTAACTTTAAGTGGTTTTGCTTCTGTTCACTGAAAAAGTCCTTTACTCTCTCAATATAGGATGAGCCAAAAAGACTAGCATAat containing:
- the PFS2 gene encoding cleavage polyadenylation factor subunit PFS2 (similar to Saccharomyces cerevisiae PFS2 (YNL317W); ancestral locus Anc_3.25), which gives rise to MDDLGSQDHSQKRYLAQRRTVDVSSPYEKLYYYRKHGLPLPTIQPETTFTSDLMPPAAYHHNGRVINIPNKFTHLSSNKVKHVIPALKWTPEGRRLVVATYSGEFSLWNGSSFNFESIMQAHDSAVTTMEYSHAGDWLISGDSDGTIKIWQPNFNMVKELDQAHTECIRDIAFSSNDSKFVTCSDDNILKIWNFSNGQEERVLSGHHWEVKSCDWHPEMGLIASASKDNLVKLWDPRSGQCISTLLNFKHTVLKTKFQPTRGNLLVAISKDKSCRVFDIRHSLRELMVARDDVDYMTLLWHPIDESMFTVASYDGSLKNFDLSQNTTGPTHTIPYAHDKCITSLSYNPVGHILASASKDRTIRFWTRARPFDPNAFDDPTYNNKKVNAWYLGINNGINAIREKTENGAAPPLNTDTTSSSTSNWSMASSNGISALPGLETTSKTSSLPGLSV